A DNA window from Microcystis aeruginosa NIES-843 contains the following coding sequences:
- the tpiA gene encoding triose-phosphate isomerase, with the protein MPKVVIAGNWKMHKTQREALEFLQDFKSHLEETPDDREVVLCAPFTALAVLSKTLHGGRIRLGAQNVHWEKSGAYTGEISADMLTEIGVHYVVIGHSERRQYFGETDETVNLRVISAQKQGLIPIICVGESKAQRDAGETEKVIIKQIQAGLVNVDQKNLVIAYEPIWAIGTGETCESEEANRVIGLIRQQLDNPEVTIQYGGSVKPDNIDEIMAQSQINGALVGGASLDPAVFARIVNYR; encoded by the coding sequence GTGCCGAAAGTTGTTATTGCAGGTAACTGGAAAATGCACAAAACCCAGAGAGAAGCTTTGGAGTTTTTGCAAGATTTTAAATCCCATCTAGAGGAAACCCCCGACGACCGAGAAGTAGTTCTTTGCGCGCCTTTCACAGCTTTAGCTGTCCTCTCTAAAACCCTCCACGGTGGTCGTATTCGCTTGGGGGCGCAAAATGTCCACTGGGAAAAATCGGGGGCTTATACGGGGGAAATTTCGGCGGATATGTTAACCGAAATCGGGGTTCACTATGTGGTTATCGGTCACAGTGAACGCCGTCAATATTTCGGCGAAACCGATGAAACCGTCAATTTAAGGGTCATATCTGCCCAAAAACAAGGTTTAATCCCGATTATCTGCGTGGGAGAAAGTAAAGCCCAAAGAGATGCCGGAGAAACGGAAAAGGTAATTATCAAGCAAATTCAAGCAGGTTTAGTCAATGTTGACCAAAAAAACCTCGTTATCGCCTACGAACCCATTTGGGCGATTGGCACGGGGGAAACCTGCGAAAGCGAGGAAGCTAATCGAGTTATCGGTTTGATTCGGCAACAATTAGACAATCCCGAAGTAACCATTCAGTACGGTGGTTCGGTAAAACCCGATAATATCGATGAAATTATGGCCCAATCGCAGATAAACGGGGCTTTAGTCGGTGGGGCGAGTCTAGACCCCGCCGTATTCGCCAGAATTGTTAATTATCGTTAA
- a CDS encoding Uma2 family endonuclease, whose product MVQAPIEPQLFYPDSDGKPMADNTVQYRWIVRLVANLRYLFKEQTVFVAGDLLWYPQQVTVPPAPRQAPDAMVVFGRPPGERGSYKQWEEDNIAPQVVFEILSPSNSAREMLKKQSFYREYGVLEMFFYDPDSHDFWGLVRANQQEDFFPVTALNFPWTSPILGIRFEMFEEGLEVFYPNGERFKDPETLFEERNQAQQERNQAQQERNQAQQERNQAQQERDRAFARLRELGIDPTQL is encoded by the coding sequence ATGGTTCAAGCACCCATCGAACCCCAACTTTTCTATCCTGATTCCGACGGTAAACCCATGGCCGACAACACAGTTCAATATCGCTGGATTGTTCGCTTGGTTGCCAATCTCAGGTATTTATTTAAGGAGCAAACCGTCTTTGTCGCTGGGGATTTGCTCTGGTATCCCCAGCAGGTAACTGTACCCCCCGCTCCCCGTCAAGCTCCCGATGCCATGGTAGTTTTCGGCCGTCCACCGGGTGAGCGCGGCAGCTATAAACAATGGGAAGAAGACAATATTGCCCCCCAGGTAGTGTTTGAAATCCTCTCTCCGAGCAATAGTGCCAGGGAAATGCTCAAAAAGCAGTCTTTCTATCGGGAGTATGGGGTATTAGAAATGTTTTTCTATGACCCAGACTCCCATGATTTCTGGGGATTGGTGCGGGCCAATCAGCAAGAGGATTTTTTCCCAGTAACGGCCTTGAATTTTCCTTGGACTTCCCCAATCCTAGGGATTCGGTTTGAGATGTTTGAAGAGGGTTTAGAGGTCTTTTATCCCAATGGGGAACGATTTAAAGACCCTGAAACCCTCTTTGAGGAGCGCAACCAAGCACAACAAGAACGCAACCAAGCACAACAGGAACGCAACCAAGCACAACAGGAACGCAACCAAGCACAACAAGAACGCGATCGCGCTTTTGCCCGATTACGCGAATTGGGCATTGATCCGACACAGTTGTGA
- a CDS encoding Uma2 family endonuclease, whose translation MVQAPIEPQLFYPDSDGKPMADNTVQYRWIVRLVANLRYLFKGQTVFVAGDLLWYPQQVTVPPAPRQAPDAMVVFGRPPGERGSYKQWEEDNIAPQVVFEILSPSNSAREMLKKQSFYREHGVLEMFFYDPDSHDFWGLVRANQQEDFFPVTALNFPWTSPILGIRFEMFEEGLEVFYPNGERFKDPETLFEERNQAQQERDRAFARLRELGIDPTQL comes from the coding sequence ATGGTTCAAGCACCCATCGAACCCCAACTTTTCTATCCTGACTCCGACGGTAAACCCATGGCCGACAACACAGTTCAATATCGCTGGATTGTTCGCTTGGTTGCCAATCTCAGGTATTTATTTAAAGGGCAAACCGTCTTTGTTGCCGGAGATTTGCTCTGGTATCCCCAGCAGGTAACTGTCCCCCCCGCTCCCCGTCAAGCTCCCGATGCCATGGTAGTTTTCGGCCGTCCACCGGGTGAGCGCGGCAGCTATAAACAATGGGAAGAAGACAATATTGCCCCCCAGGTAGTGTTTGAAATCCTCTCTCCGAGCAATAGTGCCAGGGAAATGCTCAAAAAGCAGTCTTTCTATCGGGAGCATGGGGTATTAGAAATGTTTTTCTATGACCCAGACTCCCATGATTTCTGGGGATTGGTGCGGGCCAATCAGCAAGAGGATTTTTTCCCAGTAACGGCCTTGAATTTTCCTTGGACTTCCCCAATCCTAGGGATTCGGTTTGAGATGTTTGAAGAGGGTTTAGAGGTCTTTTATCCCAATGGGGAACGATTTAAAGACCCTGAAACCCTCTTTGAGGAACGCAACCAAGCACAACAAGAGCGCGACCGCGCTTTTGCCCGATTACGGGAATTGGGCATTGACCCGACACAGTTGTGA
- a CDS encoding site-2 protease family protein, with translation MPTNWRIGSLLGIPLYIDSSWFLILAFVTLINATDAEIQSLAAQSSVLAWLLGFIMALLLFISVLLHELGHSLMARCQGIEVNSITLFLFGGMASIDRESRTPPEALQVAIAGPAVSFLLFCLLSLASHLPYLNANLTYICGHLAIINLFLALFNLIPGLPLDGGQILKAMVWQATGDRWKGLHWAAISGQFIGWLGIILGIFLVLLTADVGGAWLGLMGWFILRNASAYDNLTNLQESLLNFTAGEVMSRDLRVLNAHQTLQEFAQEYVLDRAAANTAYFAASEGRYRGLIRVEDLQAIERSLWSEKQLLDIAHPLTEIPSVEEKTPLVTVVQKLETIQDPMITVLTPASAVAGVIDRGDILKAIAIKYQIPLEETDIERAREGVYPSYLPLNVIAAALDKSEPPKIGEPSLMS, from the coding sequence ATGCCTACAAATTGGCGAATCGGCTCTTTATTGGGCATTCCTCTCTATATTGATTCCTCGTGGTTTTTGATTCTGGCTTTTGTCACCTTGATCAATGCCACTGATGCAGAAATTCAGTCTCTGGCCGCCCAGAGTTCTGTTTTAGCGTGGTTACTTGGTTTTATCATGGCTTTATTGCTGTTTATCTCGGTTTTACTCCACGAATTAGGTCATAGTTTAATGGCTCGTTGCCAAGGCATCGAGGTCAATTCCATTACCCTGTTTCTCTTTGGGGGTATGGCTTCGATCGATCGAGAATCGCGGACTCCTCCAGAGGCCCTGCAAGTAGCGATCGCTGGACCCGCCGTTAGTTTTCTCCTGTTTTGTCTCTTATCCCTAGCCAGTCACTTACCCTATTTAAACGCCAATTTAACTTATATATGCGGACATTTAGCGATAATTAACCTGTTTTTGGCTCTATTTAATCTTATCCCCGGTTTACCCCTCGATGGGGGTCAAATTTTAAAAGCAATGGTCTGGCAAGCGACTGGCGATCGCTGGAAGGGTTTACATTGGGCTGCGATCAGTGGTCAATTCATCGGTTGGTTGGGGATTATTTTAGGGATTTTCTTGGTTCTCTTGACGGCAGATGTGGGGGGTGCCTGGTTAGGATTAATGGGCTGGTTTATCCTCAGAAATGCCAGCGCCTACGATAATTTGACTAATTTACAGGAAAGTCTCCTCAATTTTACAGCGGGAGAGGTGATGAGCAGAGATTTGCGGGTTTTAAACGCCCATCAAACCCTACAGGAATTCGCCCAAGAATACGTTTTAGACCGAGCGGCTGCCAATACTGCTTATTTTGCCGCTTCCGAGGGACGTTATCGGGGATTAATTCGGGTGGAAGATTTACAGGCGATCGAGCGGAGTTTATGGTCAGAAAAACAACTGCTTGATATTGCCCATCCCCTCACGGAAATTCCCAGTGTTGAGGAAAAAACCCCCTTAGTGACAGTGGTGCAGAAATTGGAAACCATCCAGGACCCGATGATCACGGTGTTAACACCAGCCTCCGCCGTAGCGGGAGTGATCGATCGCGGCGATATCCTCAAGGCAATTGCGATTAAATACCAAATTCCCCTAGAGGAAACGGATATTGAACGCGCTCGCGAGGGAGTTTACCCCAGTTATTTGCCCTTAAATGTTATTGCTGCCGCTCTCGACAAGAGTGAACCGCCAAAAATCGGCGAACCGTCCTTAATGTCCTGA
- a CDS encoding metallophosphoesterase family protein, with the protein MRTLAIGDIHGCSKALDHLLEIVNPKPQDTLITLGDYVNKGRDSKGVIDRLISLHKQGNLIPLKGNHEIIMLQARNNPLKQRLWLEKGGKATLKSYSEGHLIKIPESHWDFLGKVCINSYETANHLFVHASLDPHLPLARQPEYKLFWEKFQYPAAHSSGKTMICGHTSQKSGKPINLGHAICIDTWAYGQGWLSCLDVETGKLWQVNQRGNFRISHIQDYYLPSSLRQDIKDGSPIFGGSLLSRAAAITFKGK; encoded by the coding sequence ATGCGAACCTTAGCGATCGGCGATATTCATGGTTGCTCGAAAGCTCTAGATCACTTACTAGAGATCGTCAACCCCAAACCGCAAGATACTTTAATCACCCTCGGTGATTACGTTAATAAGGGCAGAGACTCGAAAGGGGTGATCGATCGCCTGATTTCCCTACATAAACAGGGAAATTTGATTCCCCTCAAGGGTAATCACGAGATTATCATGCTGCAAGCCCGTAATAACCCCCTCAAACAGCGTCTCTGGTTAGAAAAAGGCGGTAAAGCCACCCTCAAATCCTATAGCGAAGGCCACCTGATTAAAATTCCCGAATCTCACTGGGATTTTTTAGGAAAAGTCTGTATAAATAGCTACGAAACTGCAAATCATTTATTTGTTCACGCTAGTCTCGATCCCCATCTACCCCTAGCCAGACAACCAGAATACAAACTCTTTTGGGAGAAATTTCAATATCCCGCCGCCCATAGTTCGGGAAAAACCATGATTTGCGGCCATACCAGCCAAAAAAGCGGGAAACCGATTAATCTCGGCCATGCCATTTGTATTGATACTTGGGCCTACGGCCAAGGCTGGTTAAGTTGTTTAGATGTGGAAACGGGGAAATTGTGGCAGGTTAACCAGCGAGGAAATTTTCGGATTAGCCATATTCAAGATTATTATCTTCCATCCTCTCTACGTCAGGACATTAAGGACGGTTCGCCGATTTTTGGCGGTTCACTCTTGTCGAGAGCGGCAGCAATAACATTTAAGGGCAAATAA
- a CDS encoding PEP-CTERM sorting domain-containing protein, protein MVLAKLIDCRGGGKNSLSKIAIASSAIAFSTLAISPVQAAQLIIPNTTVLGTNVFSGPTFTVSQNFLPSDTLSVNVSGTVDLFFGQFTTNAAGVIVSPSVTHTGNNPGQVLAGPGGRPFGSLLIGNSTLGFFPLFSANAANGLGNANPPTNLSLSGVPLSSIFTNVGFTGIANGTVLEFRVNDQDVNGNSGQFVITSTPEPSTILGLGVLGFGAFCQRKLSQGKKSKQDN, encoded by the coding sequence ATGGTATTAGCAAAACTGATTGATTGTCGGGGGGGGGGTAAGAATAGCTTATCAAAAATAGCTATCGCTTCCTCTGCCATTGCTTTTAGCACTCTAGCAATATCACCAGTTCAAGCTGCTCAGCTAATTATTCCCAACACAACTGTTTTAGGGACTAATGTTTTTTCCGGGCCAACTTTCACGGTTTCTCAAAACTTTCTCCCGTCAGACACCTTAAGTGTTAATGTGTCTGGAACAGTAGATCTCTTTTTTGGACAATTTACTACTAATGCCGCAGGTGTTATTGTCTCACCCTCAGTAACACATACGGGAAATAATCCGGGACAAGTTCTCGCCGGTCCCGGAGGTCGACCATTTGGTTCTCTGCTCATTGGTAATAGCACACTGGGATTTTTTCCTCTATTCTCAGCTAATGCAGCCAATGGTTTAGGCAATGCCAATCCACCAACAAATTTATCATTGTCTGGTGTGCCTTTATCCAGTATCTTTACAAATGTAGGCTTTACGGGTATTGCTAATGGCACTGTTCTTGAGTTTCGTGTCAATGATCAGGATGTCAATGGTAATAGCGGTCAATTTGTCATTACCTCAACCCCTGAACCTAGCACAATTTTAGGCTTAGGTGTATTGGGATTTGGCGCTTTCTGCCAGCGCAAACTATCTCAAGGGAAGAAGTCAAAACAGGACAATTGA
- the rpsF gene encoding 30S ribosomal protein S6 — MSNNYETLYILRPDLGEEVVQQQVERYRTLITEHSATDIQVKVWGKKRLAYPIKKLNDGVYVQMNYQASGKQVAPMERAMRLSDEVIRYLTLKLDRVVAPPADLSPLTEIPPSPITEAVVEDDGISAED, encoded by the coding sequence ATGAGCAATAACTACGAAACTCTTTACATTCTCCGTCCCGATTTAGGGGAAGAAGTCGTTCAGCAACAAGTGGAACGTTATCGGACTCTGATTACCGAACACAGCGCCACAGACATTCAAGTGAAGGTGTGGGGTAAAAAACGTCTGGCCTATCCCATCAAAAAACTCAATGATGGTGTCTATGTGCAGATGAATTATCAGGCCAGCGGCAAACAAGTCGCCCCCATGGAACGGGCCATGCGTTTAAGTGATGAGGTTATTCGTTATTTAACCCTAAAACTCGATCGCGTGGTAGCCCCCCCTGCCGATTTATCTCCCTTAACGGAAATTCCCCCCTCTCCTATCACCGAAGCGGTGGTGGAAGATGACGGTATCTCCGCTGAAGATTAA
- a CDS encoding FHA domain-containing protein: protein MIVCPNCEHTNPDEASQCEACYTPLPRMSSCPSCGATIQTDATFCGQCGYNLQPNSVPMVAAQPESEPEPVPPVPTPTVASIAPPPVAPPPVRAATRLQTEIASLQHLQTDSKIELPLHLSVIHIGKPNDRIPPDIDVSGFPDSDIVSRVHGDIRVEAGLYYLEDSGSANGTYVNHTPLPPGNRHRLRAGDRISLGKGDKMTFIFQMS from the coding sequence ATGATCGTTTGTCCTAATTGCGAACATACTAACCCCGATGAGGCCAGTCAATGCGAGGCCTGTTACACTCCCTTGCCGCGGATGTCTTCCTGTCCTAGTTGTGGGGCAACCATCCAAACTGATGCCACCTTTTGCGGTCAGTGTGGCTACAATTTACAGCCTAATTCCGTTCCCATGGTGGCAGCCCAACCCGAATCGGAACCTGAACCCGTCCCACCAGTCCCTACACCCACCGTCGCCTCGATCGCACCTCCTCCTGTTGCCCCTCCACCGGTTCGGGCTGCCACCCGCTTACAGACGGAAATAGCTAGTTTGCAGCACCTGCAAACCGATAGCAAAATTGAATTACCCCTACATCTATCGGTAATTCATATCGGCAAACCTAACGATCGCATTCCCCCCGATATCGATGTTTCCGGTTTTCCCGATTCTGATATCGTCTCCCGGGTTCATGGCGATATCCGCGTCGAAGCGGGCCTCTATTACCTCGAAGACAGCGGCAGCGCTAACGGAACCTACGTTAATCACACTCCCCTACCCCCCGGCAATCGTCATCGTCTCCGGGCTGGCGATCGCATTTCCCTCGGTAAAGGCGACAAAATGACTTTTATTTTCCAAATGTCCTAA
- a CDS encoding fumarylacetoacetate hydrolase family protein, with product MAQRYVRVKHRQGQIFYGLLQLNRSVAVFDAPPWQGGQLTKLELEPDSYQLLAPCFPSKIIAVGKNYRAHAAEMGTPVPEEPLLFLKPPTTIIADGETIFYPPQSERVDYEGELALIIGETAKNCTTAQARSKIWGYTIANDVTARDLQKKDSQWTRAKGFDSFCPLGPWIVRELSIGAQLTTFLNDGSEPKQSSYLSDMVFPPDVLVAYISQVMTLLPGDVILTGTPEGIGPLQVGDKVRVEIEGIGVLENSVMAAEID from the coding sequence ATGGCGCAACGCTATGTACGAGTGAAACATCGTCAAGGACAAATCTTCTACGGACTGTTACAGCTAAACCGTAGCGTTGCCGTCTTTGATGCCCCTCCCTGGCAAGGAGGGCAACTAACCAAGCTAGAATTAGAACCTGATAGCTACCAACTATTAGCCCCCTGTTTCCCGTCGAAAATTATTGCCGTGGGCAAAAATTACCGCGCCCACGCCGCCGAGATGGGAACACCTGTACCAGAAGAACCGCTTTTATTTCTCAAGCCACCGACGACAATTATCGCCGACGGTGAAACGATTTTTTATCCGCCCCAATCGGAAAGAGTGGATTATGAGGGAGAATTAGCATTAATTATCGGAGAAACCGCCAAAAACTGCACCACAGCCCAAGCCAGAAGCAAAATCTGGGGTTATACCATTGCTAACGATGTCACCGCTAGGGATTTACAGAAAAAAGATAGCCAATGGACGCGGGCGAAAGGATTTGACAGTTTTTGTCCCCTCGGCCCCTGGATTGTCCGGGAATTGAGTATCGGGGCGCAATTAACCACTTTTCTCAATGATGGCAGCGAACCGAAACAAAGCAGTTATCTGAGTGATATGGTCTTTCCCCCCGATGTCTTGGTGGCTTATATCTCTCAAGTGATGACCCTGCTGCCGGGGGATGTGATTTTAACGGGAACTCCCGAAGGAATCGGACCGCTGCAGGTGGGGGATAAGGTTCGGGTGGAAATAGAAGGCATCGGGGTTTTAGAAAATAGCGTCATGGCAGCAGAAATCGATTAA
- a CDS encoding DUF3782 domain-containing protein: protein MATTSEDVWRLLAELATAQKETDKQLKETDLLLKEVSQQQQENAQQQKKTDKQLKELGQQIGGLGAKFGSFTEGLALPSMEKILRQRFGMEVISPSVRVSKDGKHLEIDVLAYTNGQLNTAYIVEVKSHAREESISQLKSILQRFRNFFPEHKDKKLYGILAAVHVSPELREKILQEGFYVARIHDQVFELDIPDNFQPRLY from the coding sequence ATGGCAACTACATCCGAAGACGTATGGCGACTCTTAGCCGAATTAGCGACTGCTCAAAAAGAAACTGACAAACAACTGAAGGAGACTGACCTACTATTGAAGGAAGTTAGTCAGCAACAGCAGGAAAACGCCCAACAACAGAAGAAAACTGACAAACAACTCAAAGAATTAGGTCAGCAAATTGGGGGACTCGGTGCAAAATTCGGCAGCTTTACCGAAGGACTTGCCCTCCCTTCAATGGAAAAGATTCTCAGACAACGCTTTGGTATGGAAGTTATCAGTCCCAGTGTCCGAGTCAGTAAAGATGGAAAACACCTAGAAATTGATGTTCTTGCCTATACCAATGGTCAGCTAAATACTGCTTATATCGTCGAAGTTAAAAGTCATGCCAGAGAGGAGTCTATTTCACAATTAAAAAGTATTTTGCAACGGTTTCGCAACTTTTTCCCTGAACACAAAGATAAAAAACTCTATGGCATATTAGCGGCGGTTCATGTATCCCCGGAATTACGGGAAAAAATTCTGCAAGAAGGGTTTTATGTGGCTCGGATTCATGACCAAGTATTTGAATTGGATATTCCCGATAATTTTCAACCTCGACTTTATTAA
- the pgl gene encoding 6-phosphogluconolactonase, which translates to MQKLVEVLADKQALIAKSLALVLEKITTSLDQQDYFTIALSGGSTPKPLYEALSSQPLDWSKIHVFWGDERYVSPDHPDSNQRMARLAWLDRIPIPAANIHPVPTDDPDPQLAAQKYDDHLRQWFGVNSPDFPVFDLILLGMGDDGHTASLFPHTAALTVSDRCITVGEKDGNPRLTFTVPLINQARCVIFIAAGESKRPALHEIFSAYGDSFSYPSRLIHPSAGELYWLLDAAAGSSFV; encoded by the coding sequence ATGCAGAAATTGGTGGAAGTTTTAGCTGATAAACAAGCTCTGATCGCAAAATCTCTGGCGCTGGTTCTGGAAAAAATCACAACCAGCCTCGACCAACAGGACTATTTTACCATCGCTCTGTCCGGCGGTAGTACCCCGAAACCTCTCTACGAAGCTTTATCCTCTCAACCCCTCGACTGGTCAAAAATTCACGTTTTCTGGGGAGATGAGCGCTACGTTAGTCCCGATCATCCTGACAGTAATCAACGCATGGCCCGGTTAGCATGGCTCGATCGCATACCGATCCCAGCCGCTAATATTCATCCTGTGCCCACGGATGACCCCGATCCCCAGCTGGCCGCCCAAAAATACGATGATCATCTCCGCCAATGGTTTGGGGTCAATTCTCCCGATTTTCCCGTTTTTGACCTGATTTTATTGGGAATGGGCGATGATGGTCACACCGCCTCTCTCTTTCCCCACACGGCAGCTTTAACGGTGAGCGATCGCTGTATCACCGTCGGCGAGAAAGACGGCAATCCCCGCTTAACTTTTACCGTTCCCCTGATCAATCAGGCCCGTTGTGTGATCTTTATCGCTGCCGGCGAAAGTAAACGCCCCGCTCTACATGAGATTTTCTCTGCCTATGGTGACTCTTTCTCCTATCCTTCCCGTCTCATCCACCCCTCGGCCGGGGAATTATATTGGTTGCTCGATGCGGCCGCTGGTTCCTCTTTTGTCTAG